CACCCAGATTTATCCCCATACCCCGCCTACAAAACCAACACCCCCACCTCACATTTTCGTCATAAGCCTACATCTAAAACATAGACATGCATAGAAGAGGTTTATCACGTAAAGTGCGTTGACCTTAAAAAGTAAAGCGTTTTCACTGCGTCTGGAAGAAAGGGGATGCTTATGGAATCTTTGCATGTCTATCACAATAGTTATTTGATTACTTTAGTTTTTTTAGCGCTTGGGTTGCTTCTTCCAATTGTTGCATTGACGGCTGGACGGTTGCTTAGGCCTCATAAGCCTTTGAAGACGAAGCAGACAACCTATGAGAGTGGGATCGAACCTTTTCAAGATGCACGGGTTCAGTTTCACGTCCA
This DNA window, taken from Pontibacillus yanchengensis, encodes the following:
- a CDS encoding NADH-quinone oxidoreductase subunit A — protein: MESLHVYHNSYLITLVFLALGLLLPIVALTAGRLLRPHKPLKTKQTTYESGIEPFQDARVQFHVQYYMFALLFVIFDVETVFLYPWAVAYDALGAFALIEMLIFIVMLLIGLIYAWKKKVLRWS